The sequence below is a genomic window from Alphaproteobacteria bacterium.
GCGGGTTGGGTCAGCGAAGAGAATCCTCGTTCGGAAACAAATGTATCCGACTTTGCCAAAGTGCGCATTCCTGTCAATGAAATATATGCCAAGCCGTGTGTGACTCAAAAACTCTTGGAAGATGCCGCCATTGATATTGAAAAATGGCTCATCAATAAAGTATCCCGTCGCATGGCTCAATTGGAGAATCAAGCTTTCATTAATGGCCTCGGTGGGGGCCAACCCATGGGGTTCTTGTCCTACAATTTAGCGGCGCCAGAAGGAAAAGAAGTAATTGAAGAAACCAAAACAGGTGTGGCAGGAGATTTTGATATAAATGCCGGTGGCAATGTGTTGTTTGACGTGATTTCAGCATTGCCTTCCCAATACCTATCCGAAGCAACTTGGCTTATGTCTCGTCTGACTCAGTCCAAGATACGCAAGCTAAAGGACGGGACGGGGCAATATTTGTGGCAACCAGGATTAATCCAAGGGACACCATCGACTCTGCTGGGTCATCCTGTGGTGACCATTGATGAAATGCCCTCCCTGGAAGAAGGTAAGAAGTCCCACGCCATTGCCTTTGGAAACTTTAGGGAAGGGTACCAGATCGTCGATCGCCAAGATCTCCATGTGTTGCGGGATCCCTATAGTGCCAAGCCCTACGTAGAGTTCTATATGACCAAACGCGTGGGCGGCGATGTGATCAATCCAAAGGCCATCAAACTGATCAATTTTTCATAAATAGGAAGGAGTAAAATATGCGTGATTTTTATCATGGGGTCAAACAAGTGCCCATGTTGTTCCCCCAACGGTTAAAGGGAAACCAGCCCGTTGTGGGAGCCACCGTTGATACGGCAGGGTTCCTGGGAGCTAACATGTTCCTAAGTGTGGGCCAGAGTGTCGAGGTGCTTTCGGATCAGCTGAAGGTGGAGACTCTTTTGGAGGAAAGTGATGACGGGAAAACTTTTAATCTCGTTGATAGTTCCCAGCTGTTCTCAGTTTTTCCAAATATCGATGATAACAAGAAAACCCAGGCCAATTACATGGTGGGCTACAAAGGAGACAAACGTTATTTCCGCCTTGCCCTCCAACCTGTAGGAGATTTGAAAAAGGGATTCTTGGTATCAGCACTGGCCTTTTTGGGTTTGGCCTATCGAGAACCCGTAACGAGGAGTTAGTCATGTCTCTAGTGTGTATTTCTCTGCCCCAAAGCACGCCCGCTTCCCTGGAGAGGTTAAAACAGTATCTCCGGATTCATCATGATCATGATGATGATCTTTTAAAAGAGCTCGTAGGGGCAGCGGGTCATTGGGTGGAGCAATACACAGGAAGATCTCTGATTCATCAAACATGGCAGCTAACAAAGAACTTTATGGACCCAGCCCTTAAGTCAGAAGGGGGGTTAGGTGGGGGGAAGGCCCCCCACTTCCATTGCGCCATTAGGTTGCCGAAGGTTCCCATTGTGGATGTTGTATCGGTCACACGATCTCAGAAGACCGTCACCTATATTGAAGCAGAGCAAGGCGTGTGGACGCACATCTATTTGAAGTATCCTCTTCAGGTGGGATGCCCCATTAGCATTATATTTCGTGCTGGGTATGGGCAAGCTCCAGAAAATATTCCAGAACCAATTCAAGCTGCCATTCTCCAATTGGCTACGGATGCGTATTGTCATCGAGAGAGTGAGTCGGGTGGGGCGTTATCAGCAAAGAGCGCCATACGTAATTTGTTGGCACCCTATCGTGTCCTGAGGATGGCATAAATGGATCAAGAATTATTAGAGGCCATACGTTCTGTTTTGTTACGTCATAACGGAATCAAAAATATGTCTCGGGGAATCTTCACAGATCCGCTGCCCCGTGGTGGGCATCCATATCTCTGCCTCAGGTGTGTTCAGCCTTCCAAGGAAAACGGTCTGTCCCATGGCGCCGGAAAGTCATTGGTGTCCTTTGAAGTAAGCGTGTGGAATCAAGCCATTCGGTGGTGGGAAAGTGGCAAACTATTAGGGCTTGTTTTTGAGATATTAGAAGGGCGGTATTTGACTTTGGAGAAGGCGGAATCTCGCATTCGACACGTGCCAGCGTCTCGAAAAATAATGCTTCAACCCCATGAGCATTGGAGTGATAAGTACCAAGCACTAGTCCACTATTAAGGGAGGAATATATGAAATCCATGTGGGAAGAATTTATGAAAGAAAAAGACGAGGAATTGCGTGAAGAAGTTGAGCTTTTGGAACAGTTGGAGAAGCATATAGTGGCCTCCCGTCAGCGACGACCTCTATCATTGCCCCGGTGGGCTTTGATGCAATGAATTGGATGTTCGAGCAAACTATCGTGAGGAGCTGCAAACAATGAAGGAAGATTCAGAGCTTGTTATTGGTGGAATCGGATTTCCGGAATTTTCGGCCAGAGGCTGTGTGCAAAAGTTAATCCCCCTCGAAACGGGTCGTTACTTTCGCACCATTAATGGCAAATTGAGATATGCGGGACAACAGGAACGAAAGTACCGCACCGTCATTACGTGCCAAGACAAAACTGTGCCCGATTTTCACAGTGTTAAATCGGATCAAGAATTCCAGGTGCAGTGCATTTCTCGATTATGGCAGCGCGTGCCCAGAGAGGCAGAAAGGGACGGAGATTCAATCGTGTGTTCGTTGAAACGTGATCCGGTACCGGGATCTCCATTGGTTCATCAGGGCGGAAAAATAATTATACCTATCAATGTTTCGGAAAAAAATGTGTCGATCCCAATAATCTCGGGGAATGTTTTTATTACATACCGTCCCTTGCTGAGGATGCATCTCATAAATTTTGAGACGACTTATCACGAGTGGGATTTGACTTGGGGGTGGAAAATGCTCTTGGATGAAGTATGAGGGGTTACGAATTAAAACGCCTCAACATTAAGTTCGCTTTAACTTTCGTACCCATCCCATAATGAAGCCTTTGCCCCTTGTCTCATGGTAGGTGATGTATAAAGTGCTTACGATGATGAGAATGCCACCACCAAGGGTGCGAACAGCTGGAACTTCGCTGAACAGGATAAAGCCGAAGAGCGACGCAAAGATTAGTTCCGTATAACGGAAGGGGGCCAGAGCAACGGCTTCAGTGGCGGAAAAAGCTTGGAAGAGACAAATCTGGATAAGATTGGCGCCAATACCAAGAAGAACAAGGAGGCCTAGTTCCCAAAGGGTAGGTGTCTTCCAGACCAAAATGGCGGGAATAATGGCAACCAATGTTGTCCCAAGGGCGAAGTAAAATAGCAACGTGATGCGGCTTTCTTTTAGAACCATCTTTTTTGCTAAGACATCCAGGATGGCAAACATAAAGGCTGCTGAAATTGGCAAAAGAGCCATATAGTTAAAGCTATTTTCCGATGGGTTTAAGATGACCAAGATACCAATAAAGCCGAGGACTGTGGCACCAATTCTAGCTGAGTCCAGTTTTTCACTCAGAAAGATAACGGCCAGAGGGAGGAAAAATAGAGGCTGGGTAAAGTATAATGTCACCACATCAGACAGGGGCATGGTGGTGACGGAAAAACAGCCAATTCCAAGGGCGACGGCGCCTACGAGTGCGCGCAAAGCATGTTGCCCTGGGCGCTTTGTGTGAAAGGAAGACATGCCTTGACGCAACATAAACGGGAAGAGTGTGATCATACTAAATAGAAAGCGGAAGAAGACAATTTGGGGGGCTTCGAGGCGCGCACCCAAAAACTTTTGAAAAACATCATTCATGTTGCTGACGAGGCAAATCATGATGGCCCAAATGGCACCTTGCAGAAATCCTTTCCCCATTAACCAGCGCCAGGCTGAAAGAACCGGATTATGAGCCGGGGGCACAGCTTGTTGCTGGTTCGACGGCGACGTTTCATTCTTGCGAGCGGGTTGTGCGGTCATGATATCTCTTCACGTAATTTCACAGGTGGGTACTTGTACGTCATTTTTACTCACTATGTCGAGTTTTATTTAACCCAATTGGAGTGAAAAAGTTAAATGATCTTTTGTTTTGCGTGGGTTACACAGGATGAAATGTTTCATCCTCTCAAGCATATGAGGGAGGATGAACAGGTGTTTTCCCTGGAAATACTCCAGAATGAAGGAGAAGTTTCCCAGTGCAAAAGTTCTTTTGGATAATTCCATTAGTGCTCAAAAAGGTTGGTTCCTCAATTCTTCCCTGAAACAAAATGCTTTTATCAGCTATAAGAATCCCGGAGAAGAATCGGCGCAATTGCTGTTTTCCGGTCGTCTCATAGGGATGCCCACTTTGATAAAAGGAGATCTGATTGAGCTGACATTTTTGGCTGATATTAAGGATCCCCAGCAGGAATCTCGACCATTGGTGGCCAAATTGAAGGGGGGAGATGACCTTTTTATTCAAAAGGAAAAGCGGCATGATTTAGGGGAACTCTTGGAAGACAGACTTGAGCTGCCCCATTGGGATCGAACAACAGGGGCGCTGAGCCTCTCTAATATTCATCAAGGTAAGTCGTTTCTTGATCTTGGCGGTGATTTCGATCGGGAAAGTCTTTCCCTACATTTAAAAGCCATGCCGCTTACATCTGTGAGCGTAACCCTTGAGGCGGAGTGGATTCAGCGAGCATCGGGCATTGTCGATATTGCCCCCAGTATTGAAAGGGCCTTTCCCGAAGGAAAAATAAATACCCTTACCGGGGCATCATTGGAAGCCGCTTGGTGGGAGCGCGGCAAGTCGTCAGTGGGAGTGCGGTCCGGGTATGAAATCTTAAAGAGTGAATTAATACCCTATGTTCCCCCTCAGACGGGGGCCTTAGAGCTATACCCCACGGCATCGACAGGTTTTATGCTAACGGAAAGGGCTTTGGGGCAGAAAAGGTTGAAACGAGAATGGTACAAAAGCCAGCTTGTTCTTTCCTGGCAGTATCGACAGCGTCGGCGGGAACGGGTTTTGTTCACATTGGAAAGCAATGTACAGTCTTTGACGGGGCAATCCCACGAACGAAAGCTGACGTTAAAGCTACAGAATATTCAGGAAGACGATAGGGCGTCCATCTGGTTGTCGGATACCGATTATAAAAAGGGTGAGCATGTTTATTTTGGGGAGGACTATTATGAATGCTCTCAGGATCATAGATCTCTGAAAAGCTTTGGTCGAGATGGACAATATTGGCGTTTCTTAAAACGACGGAAGTGCCCCTTGTCCCAGTCGAGTCAATCTAGCTTTTTTATTTCTCCCCGAGGGCGTCAGGCCATAGAGCATGCTTTGGAAGTGGCAAAGTCCCATTTGGCCATAGGGGCGAGAGTTGTGCATATTTCTTTTAAAACTGATTTTGCAACTATGGCGAGCCTTACTTGTGATCATAGTGTTCGTATTGAAGATCCCCGATTGCCAGGGGGAGAGGCTACGGGAAAGGTGGTGGCGTACAAGCTTTGGGTAGATGGCACTACGGGACGCCAAGAAGCAAAAGTCACCCTGGCGTGTACAATTGGCCAAGAAGAAAAGTCACAGGCTTTGATGACAACGTCCTCTGTCCATAAAACGGCGTCGGGTATTTTGTACGGAAAGTATGAGGATCAATCGCCCCAGGGAGGGATTGTTTCTCCGGAGAGTTTGGGGCTAGAGGATTTTGTCCAAGACGTACATGTAAGCTTTCCTGTTAAAGAACAAGAGCAACAATTAAAAGCAGGGTCGCCTTTTACGGAGAAAGAACTGATGGAGCAGATGCGCAAAATGGCCACTAAGATTCGTGTTGAACTCTTGGAAATGACAGGAACAGATGTTCTTGATCATCGGATCCATGTGAAGCCTCTCAATCAATATGCACCGCCCTGTCAAATAAATTTGGGGAGGGCGCCATGAATTTTGATAAGTTTTTCATACAGTCCACCTATCCAGAGGGCTATCAGGCGCCCTCCACCCAGGGGATTTCCTCCGAGTTGCCACTGTTGGCTATGGAGGATCAAGGCATATTACCCGCACTGAATTTTTACATGGAACTTCCTCTAGCACCCCAGGAACTTATCCTCAACTGTACCCTTAAGCCTGTACCGCTTATGCATACTGATATAGGGGTAGCCTTTCAGCATGAACAGCGGGCCTCCGTTGCGGTTGCTTATTACGACCTTGGGAATTTGGACCAGCGCCCTTTGCCAGAAACCACTCGTTGTGCGGTTTGGGAACGGGATGGCATCTTGTGTAGATCCATACAAATAGGCGCGATGGGTGGTGGATTTTATCGTGGGAGTTCCCAGGAGGAAGAGAGGGCTTTTGAAGGATTTGAAGTGGGTCAGTGGAGAGCTCCCCATGGAGTTCTGTATGAAAAGCCCTACAAAACAGTTGAGCGCAATTTTACAGTCCACTTTGGAATGGATGCTCAACGACGGCTTTACATGACGCCTCCTGATCGGGTGAATGCCATTCCAGTTTTTCCCTATGCTGGGTACTTTCGGCCTGGGATGCCCCTTGAAGAAATGGTGCAGCTATATGGGCAAATTCTTCCTGGGGGAAAAGGGCCCGTTGTGAGTGTGACGACGCCCCTAAATTGGCAAGATCGTAATGTGGTACCGGCGCGTGGGGGCACGATTCCCCCATATGATGTGATATTTGTGACGCCGCCCGATGGCTGTGAGCGGATTTCATTGCGGGAAGCCATATATGGGGGGCACGTAAAGTGTTCCATCGAAGCGTTGCAAGACGAAAAGCATCAGGTAATGTTTCGATCGGTGGGCTTTCGGGGTGTTTCTAGTGACTCACATCGGGTTGAGATTGTGTTTTTACGAGTAGAAGAGGAGGGGAGTTCGCAGTGATTTGCAGTTGGTAATGTTTCGATCTGTAGGCATTCGGGGTGTTTCTAGTGACTCGCATCGGGTTGAGATTGTGTTTTTACGGGTAGAAGAGGAGGGGAGTTCACAGTGATTGGGAAATCTATAAAGAGGAGGTTGGACCATAATGAGTGCAAGCGAAATCTATAGAACTTTAGGACGATTAGAAACTCTTATAAAGGGCATTGGAGAGCAGTTGTTTCAGGTGACGACGACTTTGGAACACCTGGATCAGCGGACCAGTCATATAGAGCGCCAGATATATCTCTGGAAAGGCGCTTTGTCCGTTCTGTTGCTTCTTTCCACGACCCTCGGGGCCTTTTTTGGCAAGTTGATGTTTCAATAAGGGGAGTGGAATGGATCCCGCATGGATCCCGCGATGCCAACTCACTCTAGGACTCACCGGCTTAAGACGCCGGTTCGTCTAGAGCTCCTAGGCTCCGGGAAGACGGTGTTTTTATCGTCTTCCAGGCCCCAGCTTCGTCTTCCCGGCCATTAGGAATTATGGGCAAGCCGAAGGCGCGCCCTAGAATTCCTTATGAGCGCGGGATCCAGGAATTAGACTTGTCACGTCGTAGCGTAGGCGAAGACGGATGAGCGCGGGATCCAGGAAAAACCATTCAACATCCAGTTTCTTAACAACCAACCTCACAGTTAAACACCCCTTCATCCACAAAAGGAGACACCTCGGCAATGATCACACTTATTGGCTCCCTTATTGGATTCCTGGGAAGTGCCTTTCCGGATTTCCTCAAGCTATTCCGAGAGCACCATGATCGGAAACACGAACTGGACATCCTGGATCGGCAGATCACGCTTATGGAAAAGGGGCATTCACAGCGTTTGGAGGAAATTCAGACCCTGGGAGACATCCAGGAGGCACAGAGTCTGCATTCCCACGCACGACCAACGGGAGTCCCTTTCATCGATGGGTTGGCGGGGAGTGTGCGTCCTATTATTACCTATGCCTTCTTCCTTTTATATGCCGCCATAAAAGTTGCGCAACTCCTGACGATCCAGCATCTGGCCGATCAATTGACCTGGACCCAAGCTTTGCTTCAAATATGGCACATGGAGGATCAGGCCCTTTTTGCCACGGTCATGTCCTTTTGGTTTGGACAGCGGGCCTTGGCTAAATTTGGCCATAAGTCCAAATGAATCGACTCTCTGCACAAGGTCTGCAATTCATCAAAAGCTTTGAAGGATTTTCTGCCGTTCCCTACCATTGCCCGGGGGGCTATTGGACCATCGGGTACGGTCATGTGATCATAAAAACCGATTCCTTTGACGAGTCAATCACGACCGCAGAAGCCCAATCGCTCCTATACTCTGACATAAAACAGACTGAAAAGGGTGTGCAGCGGTTAGTTCATGTTTCCCTTTCCCAAAAACAGTTCGACGCTCTTGTTTCCTTGACCTTTAACGTGGGAGCAGGCGCGCTGCAGCGATCAACGCTACGTCGCGTCCTCAATGGTGAGGAGCACGGATTGGTTCCCCAAGAGCTCCTTAAATGGATCTGGGCCGGAGGCCGACGCCACCGTGGATTGCTTAAAAGACGAAAACTTGAAGGCGATCTGTATAGAGGGTTGCTTTGAACAGTCTGACAGTCGCGAATTTCTCCCCCTAATCTGCTTTAAACAGACCGGGGGGAGGAATTAGCAACTATCGCGCTGCTAAGTTAGACGCCGTGAGTTACCCTAGTTGATCCGAGGGTGTTTTATTTCAACTACCAAAGTTCTACGTGTTTTGTAATCCTCATGTTTTTAGCATCGCGTACATGTCCGCGATGATTTACCTTGACGCTATAGAATGTGGCCTTATCTCCGATGTGTAAATCGTCTGCCATGTCTGTTTTGTGTACGTGATATGTCCGACCCTTTGCGTCAGCTATAGTTGCAGATCTACCGTACGCGTCAACAAAGGATAATGTACCCTCCATTAAATTCTTGTTGTTTGCTGACGCCTCGGGCACACTGGAAAAGCACATAAATATAACGGCTCCCAATAATGCGAAACCCCTCGGCGTAAATTGTTTGGTCATTTTATCCATAATCTATCCCTC
It includes:
- a CDS encoding DMT family transporter, with product MTAQPARKNETSPSNQQQAVPPAHNPVLSAWRWLMGKGFLQGAIWAIMICLVSNMNDVFQKFLGARLEAPQIVFFRFLFSMITLFPFMLRQGMSSFHTKRPGQHALRALVGAVALGIGCFSVTTMPLSDVVTLYFTQPLFFLPLAVIFLSEKLDSARIGATVLGFIGILVILNPSENSFNYMALLPISAAFMFAILDVLAKKMVLKESRITLLFYFALGTTLVAIIPAILVWKTPTLWELGLLVLLGIGANLIQICLFQAFSATEAVALAPFRYTELIFASLFGFILFSEVPAVRTLGGGILIIVSTLYITYHETRGKGFIMGWVRKLKRT
- a CDS encoding lysozyme → MNRLSAQGLQFIKSFEGFSAVPYHCPGGYWTIGYGHVIIKTDSFDESITTAEAQSLLYSDIKQTEKGVQRLVHVSLSQKQFDALVSLTFNVGAGALQRSTLRRVLNGEEHGLVPQELLKWIWAGGRRHRGLLKRRKLEGDLYRGLL
- a CDS encoding phage major capsid protein: METQVVKEAVDALGKSFHDFKQANDERLLGLEKKAILDPLLEEKVDQLNNAVDKAQERVEILETAQRRPDLEMEAKVPNGSDGNYKAAFLHYVRKGVEEPLQQFESKALSSGSDPEGGYLVPTEISQALLGSLEEFSSFRKLAKVTSISTDMLEVLVDAQTAEAGWVSEENPRSETNVSDFAKVRIPVNEIYAKPCVTQKLLEDAAIDIEKWLINKVSRRMAQLENQAFINGLGGGQPMGFLSYNLAAPEGKEVIEETKTGVAGDFDINAGGNVLFDVISALPSQYLSEATWLMSRLTQSKIRKLKDGTGQYLWQPGLIQGTPSTLLGHPVVTIDEMPSLEEGKKSHAIAFGNFREGYQIVDRQDLHVLRDPYSAKPYVEFYMTKRVGGDVINPKAIKLINFS